CTGGCCATCGGCGGCAACCATCTCATTCACGCCGCCCGCAAGAATATCGGACTGACGGCCCTGATTCTGAACAACAACATCTATGGCATGACCGGTGGGCAGAAATCCCCCACCAGCCCCTTCGGATCCGTCACGTCAACCAGCCCCTTCGGCCAGATCGAGAAGGACTTCGACGTTGTCGAACTTCTGAAAGCCGCAGGAGCCAACTACGTGGCCCGAAGCACAGTCATGCACGTCAATCTCATGGACCGTCTGCTCCAGGAGGCCTTGACCAAGCCCGGCTTCAATGTCCTTGAAGTCATGACCCCCTGCCACACCCAGTATGGGCGTAAGAACAAGTTCAAGACCAACGTCGAAATGTACAAATGGTACAAGAAGACGGCCATGCCCCTGGATCGTTTCCTGGAACTCCCGCCGGATAAACAGAAGGACCGGATCCCCATAGGCGTCTTTGCCGACCGAGGATGCCCGGGTCTGGAGGAGCGGTACTACGGACTCAAGGAAAGATTGACCACGGGGGGCACGCGATGAAACCGAAAATCCCCATTGAACGCTTCGAAATCAGGCTGTCAGGATTGGGCGGTCAGGGAATTTTGACTCTGGGCCGAATCATGGGCGAGGCCCTGGCTCTCCACCATGGTTACGAGGTCGCCCAGACCCAGAGTTACGGACCCGAGGCCCGCGGAGGGGCCAGCCGCGCGGATTTGGTGATCAGTATGGACCGCATCAGCTACCCCAAGCCGGTCAGCCTGGATCTTCTGGTGGCTCTGAGCCAGGAGGCTTGCAACCTCTACTTCAGAAACCTCAAACCCGAAGGCCGTTTGCTGGTCGACACCACTCTGGTCAGTCAGACCCCGTCCAATGTATTCTGGGGCCTGCCGTTCACCGAGCTGGCCAAGGAAAAAATTGGGCTGGCCCAGACCACCAATGTGGTCGCCCTCGGGGCCTTGAGCCACATCCTGCCCTTCATGAACCCCGCGGCAGTCAAAAAATGCCTGTTGGGGATTCTTCCCCCCAAGATTCACGAAATCAACAAAAAGGCCTTCGACCTTGGACTCAAGCAGGCCAAAAAGCATCTGGCCGACTCACCGACAGATTGGGGTCTCTCCTCTTGATGACTACGAGGCGTGCCCTACGCAGTCATTCATGGCCGGCCAGGAAACCGTTTGCCCGCACTGTCCTTTCCCTTTCTCCAGATGTGGTGCCAGGCCGCCCAGGAGACTCCTGCGGCCAGGACCAGCATGGTTAGAATCGCCCATCCCCAAACCTTGAACTCCCCTATCAGGGCCGTCAATCCCTGGCCGAACCCGTAGCCGACCGAGGCCAAAACCACCGACCAGACCCAGGACCCGACGGCATTGAAAATGAGAAATCGGGGCCATGGGTATTTCCACAACCCTACGCCCAACGCCCCTGCCGTTCGAAAGCCAGGGATGAACCTCGCCCCCATGACGAATAGAGCCTTCCATCGAAAAAGCAGGGCCTCAATCCGTTCGATCTTCCCTCGGACCCGCTCGACCCTGCCTGCGGCGAATCCAACTCCATACCGACCGAAGGCGTACCAGACAAGGCAATCCACAAAGCTTCCAACAGCCCCGGCGGCAACCACCCATGGAAACAGTTCCATGAGACCTCTGTGGGCGGCGAATCCGGCCAGGGTCAGGACGGTTCCTCCTTCCAGCACCGTACCGATGACAATGGCCACATATCCGTATTGGGCCAGGAACTCTTCCAACTCGCTCTCCTCTATGTCCTGACCTTCAAATTCTATTGATGGCCTCAAATATCTCCCGGTGCTGGACACTGGAACTCAGCCCGAACCGAGCGGCCGTAACGTCGATTCGAGACTTGAAATCCGTCAGGTCCGTCCCGGACAGGACATCGATCTCAAAAATCATCGAGAAAGTCTCCTCCCGCTTGATGGCCTTAAGATTGGTGATATTGCACCCGAAGCTGCTCATGACCCGACTGAAGGCCGCGATCTGCCCGGGGCAGTCCGGACCTGTGGTCGTGACCACGAAGGCCCAGGCTGCCAAGGCAGAAGCCTGCCGCTCGGAACGAGCGACGGGCTTCACCTTCAGAGACAGCCCACGTCGCCTCAGATGCTCCCTGAGCGTTGCCTCCAGGCCCGTGGGTTCACCTCCGGAAACAATGAAAATCGCCGCGAATTCGCCTTGCAGAATGGTCTGGGTCAAATCCTCGATATTGAATCCCAAATCCAGGAGGCATTCGGACACGTCGGCCACGATACCGGGACGATCCTCGCCGAGCACGGACAAAGCATAGGTCATGGGTTTCTCCTCGCGGTCCGGTCCAAGACCACGTTTTCGGTCTTATCTTTCGGATAATTTCAAAACGAATAACGAAGCTACAAACAAAAATTTAAAATAAATAACACGGAAAAAATAATTATTTATTTTTCAAATATAAATAATATTAACATAATATAATTTATAATATTTTATTGTCGCTTCAAGAATTTACTACCTCTAAATCAATAGCTTATAAACAACAAGCAAAAAAATACTCCTCTTTGCCCTTCCAATGGCATTGACCTAACTCGAACATTTTCGTTAGTAATTGCAGCAGTAACAGGTTGTGCGGCGGAGATGTACTTTGCGGACTACTGTCCGGACTTGATGTTTTCTCCACCCGTCTGGGAACTTGACCCTTCGTTGGGGTCTTAACCGCATCCGCCTGCCCGGGATTGTCCCAATGCAAGCGGTAAGCCTATTTCGAGGAAGGGAGGTTGTTATGAAGTTTTCCGTAGGTCTTGGAAAAGACAATGCCGAGGAACGGCTCAAAGCCTCGGGCGTGTCACGTCGTGACTTCATGAAGTTCTGTACTGCGGTGGCCGCCGTCATGGGAATGGAGGCGTCCTTTGCGTACAAGGTGGCACACGCTCTGACCGCCAAGCGCCGTCCGTCCGTGGTCTGGTTGCACAACGCCGAATGCACCGGATGCTCCGAATCCATCCTGAGGACAGTTGAGCCTTACGTCGACTCACTGATCCTTGACACCATTTCTCTTGACTACCACGAGACCCTCATGGCCGCCGCTGGCCATCCGGCCGAGGAGGCCCTGCACCAGGCC
This genomic stretch from Deltaproteobacteria bacterium harbors:
- a CDS encoding 2-oxoacid:ferredoxin oxidoreductase subunit beta; the protein is LAIGGNHLIHAARKNIGLTALILNNNIYGMTGGQKSPTSPFGSVTSTSPFGQIEKDFDVVELLKAAGANYVARSTVMHVNLMDRLLQEALTKPGFNVLEVMTPCHTQYGRKNKFKTNVEMYKWYKKTAMPLDRFLELPPDKQKDRIPIGVFADRGCPGLEERYYGLKERLTTGGTR
- a CDS encoding DedA family protein produces the protein MEEFLAQYGYVAIVIGTVLEGGTVLTLAGFAAHRGLMELFPWVVAAGAVGSFVDCLVWYAFGRYGVGFAAGRVERVRGKIERIEALLFRWKALFVMGARFIPGFRTAGALGVGLWKYPWPRFLIFNAVGSWVWSVVLASVGYGFGQGLTALIGEFKVWGWAILTMLVLAAGVSWAAWHHIWRKGKDSAGKRFPGRP
- a CDS encoding amino acid-binding protein, translated to MTYALSVLGEDRPGIVADVSECLLDLGFNIEDLTQTILQGEFAAIFIVSGGEPTGLEATLREHLRRRGLSLKVKPVARSERQASALAAWAFVVTTTGPDCPGQIAAFSRVMSSFGCNITNLKAIKREETFSMIFEIDVLSGTDLTDFKSRIDVTAARFGLSSSVQHREIFEAINRI
- a CDS encoding pyruvate ferredoxin oxidoreductase, which gives rise to MKPKIPIERFEIRLSGLGGQGILTLGRIMGEALALHHGYEVAQTQSYGPEARGGASRADLVISMDRISYPKPVSLDLLVALSQEACNLYFRNLKPEGRLLVDTTLVSQTPSNVFWGLPFTELAKEKIGLAQTTNVVALGALSHILPFMNPAAVKKCLLGILPPKIHEINKKAFDLGLKQAKKHLADSPTDWGLSS